From the Patescibacteria group bacterium genome, the window TTGTAGGCAATTAAAAGATAGTTTTCTTTTTAATAAAATTGGTATAAATATTAAAGACAATATAAACATCGCAAGCCCCGAAAGAGCGGCAGCTGATTTATTGCATTTTAATAATAATTATTACTTTGATAATCCTGACGTGCTTGATTGGAAAGAAATAAATAATATACAAATTAATTTAAATTATAAACAAAATGATTTTATCAAATAAAAAAGATGCTATACACAGAGCGTGGTTATATAGAGTCCTTATAAGTATCGTAGACAATCCAAACTTCAACGACTTGTATTTCAAGGAAGGGACATGTGCTGCGATGCTTGGTTTTCTTGATAGATTTTCAGTAGATTTGGATTTTGATTTTGTTGGTAGAACGGAAGACATTTTAAAAATAAAAAATGAATTGAAAAGTGTATTTAAAGACCTTGGCTTAGAAATTAAAGATGAAAGTGAAATTGTACCCCAGTTTTTTTTGAGATATCCAACCAAAGACCCTGGGGAAAGGAACACCTTAAAAATAGATATAACTTTTCCAGCCCCAAAAAATAATATATATGAGATGCAAAAATTGATTGATGTGGACAGAATAGTCATGTGCCAAAATATTGAAACAATGTTTGCCAATAAACTGGTATCCCTCATGGATAGATATGAGAAAAATGGATCAATCGCAGGAAGAGATCTGTATGATATACACCATTTTTTCTTGAATGGTTTTAATCACAATGAGGAAGTAATAAAAGAAAGAACAGACCTTGAGCTAAAAGCTTTCTTTCTTAAGTTGGAAAAATTTATAAAAGAAAAAATAACAGATAAAATAATTTCTCAGGATTTGAATATGTTAGTTGATTATGAAAAGTTCAAAACAATAAGAAAGACTTTAAAAATAGAGACGCTAATGTTTATAAGAAATGAAATAGAAAAATACTAAATATCTTATTGTGAGATATTAAATTGATTCTATTAGACTTCGTCAATTTGGGTAACTTGAACATATCAAACCATTTCTTCACTTGTCAGATTTTAATTTAGCAACTATAATTTTAAATATTATTTTTTACAAAAATATGCAAGAAGGAACAATATCCAGGGTAATGCATTATTACCTTGAAAAAGAAGTATTTAATACAGAAATTGAACGAGCTAAAAAAGAATTTTTTAGTGTTTCTGAAAACGGTTCTATACTAACCATAAAAGAAGATTACGAGCCTTTCTTTTTGGAATGGCTAGTTTTTGATTTTAAATTAACCAATGGTGATGGCTTGTTTGAGGATTATTATTTGCGCAATCCCAAAAAACTACCACTATATGAAATGCAAATTTACAAAAATTTACAAAATAATATATATGGATTATTGGAGGTAAAATCAGTTGATATTGGCAAAGGTTTAGAAATATTAATCCTACATACAGGAAAAAAATATTATATAGAAGAACATAATGCCACTTTTCAACTAGTAAAAGGAAATATATTTTTTGGTCGCATTGCTGATGTTGGTGGTCATTGGGAGTTGGTTGGGTCAGATTCTTTTATGTTTGATATTCGGATCAATGATGGATACAGAAAAAGTTTTCTTAAAGGTAAAAAGAAAATTACCCCCAAAGATGCAATCCTTTTTTTGACTAAATCAAAAAATAGTGAAAAAAAAGAAGAAGGTGATATTGAAAAAATTAAAATTGAGTTTGATGATTTTTTAAGAGAAATAGGTCTTAATGATATGGTAAATTCTGATTTGATTCAAAAATGGCTGAAAGAAATAAATTTTAAAAATATTGCCGCTCCAATAGTTGACATAATATATAACTTAAGCGAAGATGAGTTATCGAAAAAAGATATTAATAGATTAATAGAATTATCTTCCAGCATAATGAATAGCTCTCCTCGCAAAGAGCTAAAAGGAGAGACTCCAGATGAGCTTAGCAAGACACATGAGTTTGGCTCAAAAGGGGTTGATATGTCACTTAATCGTATTGGTGGAAAGTGGTCAGATAATGCCAACAAGGCAATTGTCTATATGAAAAATAATGATATCCCAAAAGCATTGGATGAATTTGATAAGATGTTTAAGATTTTATTAAAGGAGAAAATGGTAAATAGATATATTTATAAATTGTTTGCAAATTTAGCAATGTGCAACCTAGCGATTGGAGAGGAATACATTGCACGTCAGCTTCTAGGTTTCGCGTTAGAGTTGAACAGGAAATACAAATTCGCAGCAAATACCTTAAAAAAACTTGACTCAGGTGAAAATATTGACCAATTAGCGCTTCCAATCCGTTTTACCCTTGAGCATGCTCGCACAAAAGAAATGAAAGATTTTTGGGAAAAAGTAAAAAATTTAAATGATAAAGATTTGTGCCAGGCCTACTACGACATTTCATTAAATAACTGTATATTTGTGTGGGAAAACAGTCCAGCTAAAAAGTATTACGAATTTCTCAAAAAATTTGAAATAAACTTTGAACTCACTAATTCGGATTAAAAAATTTTTAAAACAGTATATTTTATCAGTTGCAACGACAACCCCCTCACCGTCATTCCCAACTTGTCTGCCCGACTCTGGAGGGATTGGGCAGTGTGTCCCCCTGGGTATCCAAAAAACACCTCTGTCATTATAGGGAACGCTAGTGACAAAGCACCCCCCCCAAAAAAAAGAGCGAGATTGTCACTCCCAATCCCGATCTTTCAGAAATGACAACGAAAGAGACAAAGATAGACAGTATTATGAGTTTCCATAAATCGTATTAAAATGGAATTTCTAACTCCAAAATCAAAGTATCTGAACATTCGATGTCTCCCAAGGCATTGAATATTTTTGGAAATGACTCTTTCCTCCTCGTTATGATAGGTCATGAATACAGGGTTTTTCAATAACTGTTTGTGCTAACCACGGAAACTTAAATATATATTAAAGAGTCTAAAACAATTGTCATTCTGAGGAATCCGCCAGCTGGCG encodes:
- a CDS encoding nucleotidyl transferase AbiEii/AbiGii toxin family protein; translated protein: MILSNKKDAIHRAWLYRVLISIVDNPNFNDLYFKEGTCAAMLGFLDRFSVDLDFDFVGRTEDILKIKNELKSVFKDLGLEIKDESEIVPQFFLRYPTKDPGERNTLKIDITFPAPKNNIYEMQKLIDVDRIVMCQNIETMFANKLVSLMDRYEKNGSIAGRDLYDIHHFFLNGFNHNEEVIKERTDLELKAFFLKLEKFIKEKITDKIISQDLNMLVDYEKFKTIRKTLKIETLMFIRNEIEKY